In Vigna angularis cultivar LongXiaoDou No.4 chromosome 8, ASM1680809v1, whole genome shotgun sequence, one DNA window encodes the following:
- the LOC108345141 gene encoding extensin-2 produces MGSLMASVTLTLVLAILSLSLPSQTSADDNYPYSSPPPTPYYHHSPPPYQYSPPKHPYHYPLPPPVYKYKSPPPPVYKYKSPPPPVYKYKSPPPPVYKYKSPPPPVYKYKSPPPPVYKYKSPPPPYKYPSPPPPPYKYPSPPPPVYKYKSPPPPYKYPSPPPPPYKYPSPPPPVYKYKSPPPPYKYPSPPPPPYKYPSPPPPAYYYKSPPPPYVYSSPPPPHHY; encoded by the coding sequence ATGGGGTCTCTAATGGCCTCTGTTACTCTTACTCTTGTGTTGGCAATACTGTCTCTAAGCTTGCCATCTCAAACCTCTGCTGATGATAACTACCCTTATTCATCTCCTCCACCTACCCCTTACTACCACCACTCGCCACCACCATACCAATACTCACCACCCAAACATCCTTATCACTATCCTTTACCACCACCAGTTTACAAGTACAAGTCACCACCACCGCCGGTTTATAAGTACAAGTCTCCACCACCACCGGTTTATAAGTACAAGTCTCCACCCCCACCGGTTTACAAATATAAGTCTCCACCACCACCGGTTTATAAGTACAAGTCTCCACCGCCACCGGTTTACAAGTATAagtctccaccaccaccctacAAGTATCCTTCTCCGCCACCACCACCATACAAGTACCCATCTCCTCCACCCCCAGTTTACAAATACAAGTCACCTCCACCACCCTACAAATACCCttctcctccacctcctccatacaAGTACCCCTCTCCACCACCACCAGTTTACAAGTACAagtctcctcctcctccttacAAGTACCCatctcctccaccaccaccatacAAGTACCCTTCTCCTCCACCCCCAGCTTACTATTACAAGTCTCCTCCACCACCATACGTCTATTCATCACCACCTCCCCCTCACCACTACTAG